The DNA region TGTTTGCCTGGAAGGCCGGAGGGGAAGGGCAAACGGAGATTGACCGCCTTCAGAAGCCGTGCCTTGAGGCGATCCAGCAATGCATCTCGAAGATCGAGGATGAACTCAAAAAGATGCAACCAGCAGATCGCTAGTCAGCACACTATGGCATGCAGGTAAGCCACTTGATTCGGGACCAGGCGCGATGTCCGGCCGGGCTGCCGCGACGTCTCCGCGATGAGGCGCTTGCGCGGCCTCGGTAAGACCTGCAAGATCGAGTAGCCGGCATCCCCACCCACCTGCTATAATCTCCCCTGGTATTAAATCCCGCTTTCATATAGGGCTCCTGAGCCGAGGCTTCTATGACAAAGATGATTCTGAGTGGTGAGGGTCTCTTCAGGCATTTCTTGCTCAAGGATGGGCGGGCCAAGAGGCGGAAGCTAACTGCTGTGGATGACGTGTCATTCTCGGTTCGGGAGGGGGAGACGTTTGCGGTGGTGGGCGAGTCGGGCTCCGGCAAGACGACTCTGGCGATGCTTATGACCCGGCTGCTTGACCCAGACGGGGGCACGGTGTGCTTCGAGGGCCGGGATGTCTTCTCCCTCGACAGGAAAGAGCTCTTAGCCTTCAGACGGTCAGTCCAGATGATATTCCAGGACCCGTTCGCGTCGCTCGACCCCAGGATGAGAGTAGGAAGCATCATTGCCGAGGGTATGCGAATTCACCGGCTGTGCACGAGAGCGCAGCGGGCTCGCTGTGTGGGGGCGCTGCTGGAGCAGGTGGGGTTGTCCCCAGATGCAGCGAACAAGTTCCCGCACGAGTTCTCCGGGGGGCAGCGTCAGCGCATCGGCATCGCCAGGGCGCTTGCCGTGGAGCCGAGGCTCATCGTTGCGGACGAGCCTGTCTCGGCGCTGGATGTCTCCGTGCAGGGCAAGGTTCTGAACCTGCTGATGCGGCTTAAATCGACCAGGCACTTGACGTTCGTCATCATCGCCCACGACCTGCGGATGGTCGGTCAGACTGCCGACACGGTCGCGGTCATGTATCTCGGCAGCATCCTTGAACTTGCACCCGCGCGGGACCTCTTCTCAGAACCACTGCACCCATACACAAAGCTGCTTCTCGCGTCGGTCCCAGTGATTCAACGAAGACCGCCCGTGGTTTCCGCTGCGGTAACGGCCAATGACAAGCCGCGCGTGGGTGGCTGCAAATTCCGCGAGCGCTGTGCTGAGGCGCTCCCCCTGTGCGAGACGGCCAAGCCGCAGCTCAAGGACGTTGGAGGCGGGCGTCTGGTAGCCTGCCACCTGTATTAGGGTTCAGGAGTTGGAATTGCAGACCTCATGGGGGAAACGCCAGAAAGCGCAAGCAAAGAAGCCTCTGGCGTGGGTATAAGGAGTGGTTGAGAGGGGCAGCTTTCGCCCGATCAGGCTGGCCGCACCTACTTCACTAACATTTTCGGCAGATAGGGGCTTTCCGGGTTGACGATGAGCTTCTGACGTTTGGGATCGATGAGGACGTCCATGTCCTCCATGGCGATCGACCCAAGCAGGACCTCATTTCCCAGAACCAGCGCATTCAGCGCCCACACGCGGTTTTCAAACCTTATCTCGACTGGCCCCACGAAACCTCCACCTTCTCCGACTCGGCGTTCGCCAGCTCCGCCTCCGTGAACCGGACGTGGTCTAG from bacterium includes:
- a CDS encoding ABC transporter ATP-binding protein, which produces MILSGEGLFRHFLLKDGRAKRRKLTAVDDVSFSVREGETFAVVGESGSGKTTLAMLMTRLLDPDGGTVCFEGRDVFSLDRKELLAFRRSVQMIFQDPFASLDPRMRVGSIIAEGMRIHRLCTRAQRARCVGALLEQVGLSPDAANKFPHEFSGGQRQRIGIARALAVEPRLIVADEPVSALDVSVQGKVLNLLMRLKSTRHLTFVIIAHDLRMVGQTADTVAVMYLGSILELAPARDLFSEPLHPYTKLLLASVPVIQRRPPVVSAAVTANDKPRVGGCKFRERCAEALPLCETAKPQLKDVGGGRLVACHLY